One segment of Rosa chinensis cultivar Old Blush chromosome 6, RchiOBHm-V2, whole genome shotgun sequence DNA contains the following:
- the LOC112168871 gene encoding aspartic proteinase Asp1 isoform X1 produces the protein MAKRCGLTLTAFLVLGLFFSCCFSETNHPQTNKKSAHLDSFGSSAVFPLHGNVYPLGYYSVSLSIGNPGKRFDLDIDTGSDLTWVQCDAPCTGCTKPREHLYKPKNNLVQCEDPLCAAFHSPASFPCNNPSDQCDYEVEYADQGSSLGVLVKDYFPLKFTNGSQLGPRLAFGCGYDQKHSGLSMPSTTGVLGLGTGKASIVSQLSRLGLTRNVVGHCLSSQGGFLFFGNDLVPSSGVMWTPMSRNVNHYSSGPAELVFNGKPTGVKALNFVFDSGSSYTYFNSKAYEALVKLVRNDLKGKPLKDATEDKSLPICWKGSKPFKSVHDAQNYFKPLALSFTNVKNVQLHISPEAYLIVSQYGNVCLGILNGSEVGLESTNIIGDITLLDKILIYDNENQRIGWAPANCNRLPKSEYCGGVSQRYVANLEEFCPAFASDDQ, from the exons ATGGCCAAACGGTGTGGATTGACATTGACGGCGTTTTTGGTTCTgggtttgtttttctcttgctgTTTCTCTGAAACCAATCACCCGCAGACGAATAAGAAGTCGGCCCACTTGGACAGCTTTGGTTCTTCTGCCGTTTTCCCTCTTCACGGAAATGTCTATCCTCTTGG CTACTACTCTGTGTCCCTCAGCATAGGCAACCCAGGCAAGCGTTTCGACCTTGATATTGACACTGGTAGTGATCTCACATGGGTCCAATGTGATGCTCCCTGTACTGGCTGTACCAAG CCCCGCGAGCATCTTTATAAACCCAAAAACAACCTTGTCCAATGTGAAGACCCTCTTTGCGCGGCATTTCACTCACCGGCAAGTTTCCCGTGTAACAACCCAAGTGACCAATGCGACTATGAGGTTGAATATGCTGATCAAGGTTCATCTCTGGGTGTGCTGGTCAAGGATTACTTTCCCCTGAAATTCACCAATGGCTCTCAACTTGGTCCTCGTTTGGCCTTTGG GTGTGGATATGATCAAAAACATTCTGGTCTAAGCATGCCCTCCACCACTGGAGTTCTTGGCCTTGGTACTGGCAAAGCAAGCATTGTGTCACAATTAAGTCGCTTGGGTTTAACTAGAAATGTGGTTGGTCACTGTCTAAGCAGCCAAGGAGGATTTCTATTCTTTGGGAATGATCTTGTCCCTTCTTCAGGAGTCATGTGGACTCCAATGTCACGTAACGT AAATCACTACTCATCCGGACCAGCAGAACTTGTCTTTAATGGAAAGCCCACTGGTGTGAAGGCCCTTAACTTCGTTTTTGACAGTGGGAGCTCCTACACTTACTTCAATTCCAAAGCTTATGAGGCATTAGTTAAACTG GTGAgaaacgatttgaaaggaaagcCTCTGAAGGACGCAACTGAAGACAAATCACTGCCAATTTGCTGGAAAGGCAGCAAACCTTTTAAATCTGTTCACGATGCACAGAACTATTTCAAACCCTTAGCACTGAGCTTTACTAATGTCAAGAATGTTCAGCTGCATATATCACCTGAAGCTTATCTCATAGTTTCA CAATATGGCAATGTGTGCTTGGGAATATTGAACGGCTCTGAAGTAGGACTGGAAAGTACGAACATCATCGGAG ATATTACTTTGCTAGAtaaaattttgatatatgaCAATGAAAACCAGCGAATTGGATGGGCTCCAGCAAATTGCAATAGGCTTCCCAA ATCGGAATATTGTGGAGGTGTTTCCCAGCGTTATGTAGCCAATTTGGAAGAGTTTTGTCCTGCTTTTGCTTCTGATGATCAGTAA
- the LOC112168871 gene encoding aspartic proteinase Asp1 isoform X2: MAKRCGLTLTAFLVLGLFFSCCFSETNHPQTNKKSAHLDSFGSSAVFPLHGNVYPLGYYSVSLSIGNPGKRFDLDIDTGSDLTWVQCDAPCTGCTKPREHLYKPKNNLVQCEDPLCAAFHSPASFPCNNPSDQCDYEVEYADQGSSLGVLVKDYFPLKFTNGSQLGPRLAFGCGYDQKHSGLSMPSTTGVLGLGTGKASIVSQLSRLGLTRNVVGHCLSSQGGFLFFGNDLVPSSGVMWTPMSRNVNHYSSGPAELVFNGKPTGVKALNFVFDSGSSYTYFNSKAYEALVKLVRNDLKGKPLKDATEDKSLPICWKGSKPFKSVHDAQNYFKPLALSFTNVKNVQLHISPEAYLIVSQYGNVCLGILNGSEVGLESTNIIGDITLLDKILIYDNENQRIGWAPANCNRLPNVDRNIVEVFPSVM, from the exons ATGGCCAAACGGTGTGGATTGACATTGACGGCGTTTTTGGTTCTgggtttgtttttctcttgctgTTTCTCTGAAACCAATCACCCGCAGACGAATAAGAAGTCGGCCCACTTGGACAGCTTTGGTTCTTCTGCCGTTTTCCCTCTTCACGGAAATGTCTATCCTCTTGG CTACTACTCTGTGTCCCTCAGCATAGGCAACCCAGGCAAGCGTTTCGACCTTGATATTGACACTGGTAGTGATCTCACATGGGTCCAATGTGATGCTCCCTGTACTGGCTGTACCAAG CCCCGCGAGCATCTTTATAAACCCAAAAACAACCTTGTCCAATGTGAAGACCCTCTTTGCGCGGCATTTCACTCACCGGCAAGTTTCCCGTGTAACAACCCAAGTGACCAATGCGACTATGAGGTTGAATATGCTGATCAAGGTTCATCTCTGGGTGTGCTGGTCAAGGATTACTTTCCCCTGAAATTCACCAATGGCTCTCAACTTGGTCCTCGTTTGGCCTTTGG GTGTGGATATGATCAAAAACATTCTGGTCTAAGCATGCCCTCCACCACTGGAGTTCTTGGCCTTGGTACTGGCAAAGCAAGCATTGTGTCACAATTAAGTCGCTTGGGTTTAACTAGAAATGTGGTTGGTCACTGTCTAAGCAGCCAAGGAGGATTTCTATTCTTTGGGAATGATCTTGTCCCTTCTTCAGGAGTCATGTGGACTCCAATGTCACGTAACGT AAATCACTACTCATCCGGACCAGCAGAACTTGTCTTTAATGGAAAGCCCACTGGTGTGAAGGCCCTTAACTTCGTTTTTGACAGTGGGAGCTCCTACACTTACTTCAATTCCAAAGCTTATGAGGCATTAGTTAAACTG GTGAgaaacgatttgaaaggaaagcCTCTGAAGGACGCAACTGAAGACAAATCACTGCCAATTTGCTGGAAAGGCAGCAAACCTTTTAAATCTGTTCACGATGCACAGAACTATTTCAAACCCTTAGCACTGAGCTTTACTAATGTCAAGAATGTTCAGCTGCATATATCACCTGAAGCTTATCTCATAGTTTCA CAATATGGCAATGTGTGCTTGGGAATATTGAACGGCTCTGAAGTAGGACTGGAAAGTACGAACATCATCGGAG ATATTACTTTGCTAGAtaaaattttgatatatgaCAATGAAAACCAGCGAATTGGATGGGCTCCAGCAAATTGCAATAGGCTTCCCAA TGTAGATCGGAATATTGTGGAGGTGTTTCCCAGCGTTATGTAG
- the LOC112168871 gene encoding aspartic proteinase Asp1 isoform X3, whose amino-acid sequence MAKRCGLTLTAFLVLGLFFSCCFSETNHPQTNKKSAHLDSFGSSAVFPLHGNVYPLGYYSVSLSIGNPGKRFDLDIDTGSDLTWVQCDAPCTGCTKPREHLYKPKNNLVQCEDPLCAAFHSPASFPCNNPSDQCDYEVEYADQGSSLGVLVKDYFPLKFTNGSQLGPRLAFGCGYDQKHSGLSMPSTTGVLGLGTGKASIVSQLSRLGLTRNVVGHCLSSQGGFLFFGNDLVPSSGVMWTPMSRNVNHYSSGPAELVFNGKPTGVKALNFVFDSGSSYTYFNSKAYEALVKLVRNDLKGKPLKDATEDKSLPICWKGSKPFKSVHDAQNYFKPLALSFTNVKNVQLHISPEAYLIVSQYGNVCLGILNGSEVGLESTNIIGDITLLDKILIYDNENQRIGWAPANCNRLPKS is encoded by the exons ATGGCCAAACGGTGTGGATTGACATTGACGGCGTTTTTGGTTCTgggtttgtttttctcttgctgTTTCTCTGAAACCAATCACCCGCAGACGAATAAGAAGTCGGCCCACTTGGACAGCTTTGGTTCTTCTGCCGTTTTCCCTCTTCACGGAAATGTCTATCCTCTTGG CTACTACTCTGTGTCCCTCAGCATAGGCAACCCAGGCAAGCGTTTCGACCTTGATATTGACACTGGTAGTGATCTCACATGGGTCCAATGTGATGCTCCCTGTACTGGCTGTACCAAG CCCCGCGAGCATCTTTATAAACCCAAAAACAACCTTGTCCAATGTGAAGACCCTCTTTGCGCGGCATTTCACTCACCGGCAAGTTTCCCGTGTAACAACCCAAGTGACCAATGCGACTATGAGGTTGAATATGCTGATCAAGGTTCATCTCTGGGTGTGCTGGTCAAGGATTACTTTCCCCTGAAATTCACCAATGGCTCTCAACTTGGTCCTCGTTTGGCCTTTGG GTGTGGATATGATCAAAAACATTCTGGTCTAAGCATGCCCTCCACCACTGGAGTTCTTGGCCTTGGTACTGGCAAAGCAAGCATTGTGTCACAATTAAGTCGCTTGGGTTTAACTAGAAATGTGGTTGGTCACTGTCTAAGCAGCCAAGGAGGATTTCTATTCTTTGGGAATGATCTTGTCCCTTCTTCAGGAGTCATGTGGACTCCAATGTCACGTAACGT AAATCACTACTCATCCGGACCAGCAGAACTTGTCTTTAATGGAAAGCCCACTGGTGTGAAGGCCCTTAACTTCGTTTTTGACAGTGGGAGCTCCTACACTTACTTCAATTCCAAAGCTTATGAGGCATTAGTTAAACTG GTGAgaaacgatttgaaaggaaagcCTCTGAAGGACGCAACTGAAGACAAATCACTGCCAATTTGCTGGAAAGGCAGCAAACCTTTTAAATCTGTTCACGATGCACAGAACTATTTCAAACCCTTAGCACTGAGCTTTACTAATGTCAAGAATGTTCAGCTGCATATATCACCTGAAGCTTATCTCATAGTTTCA CAATATGGCAATGTGTGCTTGGGAATATTGAACGGCTCTGAAGTAGGACTGGAAAGTACGAACATCATCGGAG ATATTACTTTGCTAGAtaaaattttgatatatgaCAATGAAAACCAGCGAATTGGATGGGCTCCAGCAAATTGCAATAGGCTTCCCAAGTCCTGA